In Desulfuromonas sp. KJ2020, a single window of DNA contains:
- the argJ gene encoding bifunctional glutamate N-acetyltransferase/amino-acid acetyltransferase ArgJ, protein MTETTSETVKGFRFAAASAGIKKSGKADLALILSEVPATAAGVFTTNKVIAAPLQVTAPRIHLGRCQAVLVNSGNANACTGEQGLKDARRCGALCASVLGIEEELVAVSSTGVIGVPLPMDKFERAIPSLPVALNKGAAQDVAQAIRTTDAFPKMASVRVPCGQGHYTLMGIAKGAGMIHPNMATMLGFVMTDAEVDPSFLKEALRQAVADSFNSITVDGDTSTNDMVLILANGLAGNTPIQAGTEAGADFLQALKTILLDLAKMIVRDGEGATKVVRIHVQGALDAANAKTVARSIATSNLVKTAFFGADANWGRIIAAAGYSGAEVDPNRVTILFDEVPVVRQGLSTGQDFEAQATAVLKKPEFTVTVDLGLGEGTGDYYTSDLTYDYVKINSDYRS, encoded by the coding sequence ATGACTGAGACCACATCCGAAACGGTCAAGGGGTTTCGCTTCGCCGCGGCTTCGGCCGGCATCAAAAAGTCAGGGAAGGCTGATCTGGCGCTCATCCTCTCCGAAGTGCCGGCGACTGCCGCCGGTGTTTTTACCACCAATAAGGTGATTGCCGCTCCATTACAGGTGACCGCACCCCGCATCCATCTTGGACGCTGTCAGGCGGTCCTCGTCAACAGTGGTAACGCCAATGCCTGTACCGGAGAACAGGGACTCAAGGATGCCCGCCGCTGCGGCGCGCTCTGTGCCAGTGTGCTGGGTATTGAAGAAGAGCTGGTCGCCGTCTCTTCCACCGGTGTTATCGGGGTGCCGCTGCCGATGGACAAGTTCGAAAGAGCCATTCCTTCGCTCCCTGTGGCATTAAATAAAGGCGCTGCCCAGGATGTGGCCCAGGCCATACGCACTACCGACGCCTTCCCCAAGATGGCCTCGGTGCGTGTTCCCTGTGGGCAAGGGCATTACACCCTGATGGGCATCGCCAAGGGCGCCGGCATGATTCATCCCAACATGGCAACCATGCTCGGCTTTGTGATGACTGACGCCGAAGTGGATCCCTCTTTTCTGAAGGAGGCGCTGCGCCAGGCCGTTGCCGATTCCTTCAACAGCATCACTGTGGACGGAGATACGTCTACCAACGATATGGTCCTCATCCTTGCCAATGGTCTGGCCGGCAATACACCCATTCAAGCGGGGACGGAAGCCGGGGCCGATTTTCTGCAGGCCTTGAAGACAATTCTGCTGGATCTGGCCAAGATGATCGTCCGTGACGGCGAAGGGGCCACCAAGGTTGTCCGCATTCACGTGCAAGGGGCCCTTGATGCCGCCAACGCCAAAACGGTGGCTCGCAGCATCGCCACCTCCAATCTGGTCAAGACCGCCTTTTTTGGGGCGGACGCCAACTGGGGACGCATCATTGCTGCGGCCGGATATTCAGGCGCTGAGGTCGATCCCAATCGGGTGACCATTCTGTTCGATGAGGTTCCCGTCGTTCGTCAGGGGCTGAGTACTGGCCAGGACTTCGAGGCGCAGGCGACTGCGGTGCTCAAAAAACCGGAATTCACCGTGACCGTTGACCTGGGTCTGGGTGAAGGGACGGGCGATTACTACACATCTGATTTGACCTACGATTATGTGAAGATAAACTCCGATTATCGCAGTTGA
- the deoC gene encoding deoxyribose-phosphate aldolase — MNFKSPASRIDHTLLKADTRSSQVRHLCEEAVEYGFASVCIPPFYVPLAADVLYGSEVAVATVVGFPLGYASSLVKAFEAQDAVRRGAAEIDMVIPVGAALEGRRDQVLQDIRQVVAAAEGARVKVILECCYLEDALKGELARLVVEAGAAYVKTSTGFGPGGATTADVALLAEAVAGRVGVKAAGGIRDWETCHRMLAAGATRIGTSAGVTIVEQWRRQRDL, encoded by the coding sequence ATGAATTTTAAGAGCCCTGCCTCCCGGATTGATCATACCCTATTAAAAGCAGATACTCGTTCGAGCCAGGTTCGCCACCTGTGCGAGGAGGCAGTGGAGTACGGCTTTGCCTCGGTTTGCATCCCGCCTTTCTATGTCCCTCTGGCTGCGGATGTCCTTTATGGCTCGGAAGTCGCCGTGGCCACGGTGGTCGGTTTTCCTCTCGGTTATGCCAGTTCCCTGGTCAAGGCATTCGAAGCGCAGGACGCGGTGAGAAGGGGCGCCGCTGAAATCGATATGGTTATTCCGGTCGGGGCGGCGCTGGAGGGGCGCCGGGATCAGGTTTTACAGGATATCCGTCAGGTAGTCGCCGCCGCCGAAGGGGCCCGGGTCAAGGTCATTCTGGAATGCTGTTATCTGGAGGATGCCCTTAAGGGAGAGTTGGCACGCCTGGTTGTGGAAGCTGGCGCCGCTTATGTCAAGACCTCAACGGGCTTCGGCCCCGGTGGCGCGACGACCGCGGATGTCGCCCTGCTGGCCGAAGCTGTGGCTGGACGGGTCGGGGTCAAGGCCGCCGGCGGCATACGCGACTGGGAAACCTGCCATCGCATGCTTGCCGCCGGAGCTACCCGCATCGGTACAAGCGCAGGGGTAACCATCGTCGAGCAATGGCGGCGTCAGAGGGATCTATGA
- a CDS encoding phosphopentomutase translates to MNKAAFERVVLITLDGVGVGAQEDAGDYGDEGADTLGHVARHCGGLRLPTLQALGLGNIHSVAGVSPVAEAKGLYGRLREISAGKDTTTGHWELAGIIQTQPFPTYPDGFPAAIMMAFQRETGLEPLGNIAASGTEILKVLGEEHLRTGRPIVYTSADSVFQIAAHEEVIPVERLYEICRIARRLLDPYRVGRVIARPFVGTCAADFRRTSRRHDFSLLPTQKTILDRVKEMGMRVYAVGKIRDIFAGQGVTDSVTSQSNADGMAKTLEALSVVNRGLIFTNLVDFDMLYGHRLEATGFGRALEEFDRWLPRLQQTMGPRDLLVITADHGCDPTTPGTDHSREYVPLLIWHPGLEKGADLGVRASFADVAATVAAALQVPFAVGESVL, encoded by the coding sequence ATGAACAAGGCGGCATTTGAGCGGGTGGTGCTGATTACCCTGGACGGGGTAGGTGTCGGTGCCCAGGAGGACGCCGGGGATTATGGAGACGAGGGGGCTGACACCCTGGGGCATGTGGCTCGGCACTGCGGCGGCCTGCGGCTGCCGACCCTGCAGGCCCTCGGCCTGGGAAACATCCATTCCGTAGCAGGCGTGTCGCCGGTGGCAGAGGCCAAGGGTTTGTATGGCCGCCTGCGGGAGATTTCCGCCGGCAAAGACACCACGACCGGCCACTGGGAGCTGGCCGGCATTATTCAGACGCAGCCTTTTCCCACCTACCCCGACGGCTTCCCGGCTGCAATCATGATGGCTTTCCAGCGTGAGACGGGTTTGGAGCCTCTGGGCAATATCGCCGCCAGTGGTACTGAAATTCTCAAAGTGCTAGGAGAGGAGCATCTGCGTACGGGCAGGCCCATCGTCTATACCAGCGCCGACTCGGTCTTTCAGATCGCCGCCCACGAAGAGGTCATTCCGGTGGAACGCCTTTATGAAATCTGCCGTATCGCTCGGCGTCTGCTCGACCCTTACCGGGTGGGCCGGGTGATTGCCAGACCTTTTGTCGGTACGTGCGCAGCCGATTTCCGCCGGACCTCTCGACGGCATGATTTTTCCCTCCTGCCGACCCAGAAAACCATCCTCGACCGGGTCAAGGAGATGGGGATGCGTGTATACGCTGTGGGTAAAATCAGGGATATCTTTGCCGGGCAGGGGGTTACCGACAGTGTGACCTCGCAGAGTAATGCTGATGGCATGGCCAAGACCCTGGAGGCGCTGTCTGTGGTGAACCGAGGGCTGATCTTCACGAATCTGGTGGACTTTGACATGCTTTACGGCCACCGTCTGGAGGCGACGGGCTTCGGTCGTGCCCTTGAAGAATTCGATCGGTGGCTGCCGCGTCTCCAGCAGACCATGGGCCCGCGGGATCTTCTGGTGATCACGGCCGACCATGGCTGCGACCCGACCACCCCCGGCACGGATCACTCCCGTGAATACGTGCCGCTGCTTATCTGGCATCCGGGGCTGGAAAAGGGGGCGGATCTCGGTGTGCGCGCTTCTTTTGCTGATGTGGCGGCAACGGTCGCCGCCGCGCTGCAGGTGCCTTTTGCCGTGGGGGAAAGCGTTCTGTGA
- a CDS encoding PilZ domain-containing protein produces the protein MKRVIVGDSREKVLSTLEVILKHWGYRVVVSSSPEQIEALLLETSPDLLFMGAHLLQSGPTKLTQTVGDKTLGEKCPLVVLKENGRPFPANFPCESLDVPIGLFELYAMIQKYLEKTPRKNLRLDLKLPGVLYRDGAPHLSEILSLSEQGLFIRSAFRLAQNEPLQVIFPLMGMKKELEIEGRVLYNVLPAPENNYLQGSGVEFQHLTDQDHLCLQRFIERCFLGEMTPSERSRMDLTDDQVQDLDQDVSLKLISSH, from the coding sequence ATGAAACGCGTCATCGTCGGCGACAGCCGGGAAAAGGTCCTCTCAACCCTGGAGGTTATTCTCAAACACTGGGGATACAGGGTAGTGGTATCTTCAAGCCCTGAGCAGATAGAGGCCTTGTTACTGGAGACCTCCCCTGACCTGTTATTCATGGGAGCCCACTTGCTGCAATCCGGGCCCACCAAACTGACCCAAACCGTTGGAGACAAGACGCTGGGCGAAAAATGTCCTCTCGTCGTCCTCAAAGAAAATGGCCGGCCGTTTCCTGCCAACTTTCCGTGCGAAAGCCTGGATGTTCCTATCGGGTTATTCGAACTCTACGCCATGATCCAGAAATATCTTGAAAAAACCCCGAGAAAAAATCTGAGGCTGGATCTCAAGCTCCCGGGTGTTCTCTATCGGGACGGCGCCCCTCATCTATCAGAGATCCTCAGCCTGAGCGAGCAGGGTCTGTTTATCCGAAGTGCTTTTCGACTGGCCCAAAATGAGCCGCTTCAAGTCATTTTTCCTTTGATGGGGATGAAGAAAGAACTGGAGATCGAAGGGCGGGTTTTATACAACGTCCTGCCGGCACCAGAAAACAATTACCTGCAAGGTTCTGGCGTGGAGTTCCAGCACCTGACCGACCAGGACCACCTTTGCCTGCAGCGTTTCATCGAGCGCTGCTTCCTGGGCGAAATGACGCCGAGCGAAAGGAGCCGCATGGACCTGACTGACGACCAGGTCCAAGACCTCGACCAGGATGTTTCATTGAAACTTATCAGCAGTCACTGA
- a CDS encoding DUF2914 domain-containing protein, producing the protein MKRLSVIAFVLLAACLSLPASAFALEVAEGAITSQISDRNPVDSLTSYSADVGKLYCFTRIVGAESDSQVTHVWYRGDEEMARVDLAVRSNNWRTWSSKALLPEWTGDWRVDVLDAEGTVIHTLAFTLN; encoded by the coding sequence ATGAAGCGCTTGTCTGTAATCGCCTTTGTTCTACTTGCGGCATGCCTGAGTCTGCCTGCCTCGGCTTTTGCCCTGGAAGTGGCCGAAGGTGCGATCACTTCTCAAATCAGTGACCGCAATCCCGTCGATTCGTTGACCAGTTATTCGGCCGATGTCGGGAAGTTGTATTGTTTTACCCGCATTGTCGGTGCGGAGTCTGACAGCCAGGTAACCCATGTCTGGTATCGCGGAGACGAAGAAATGGCCCGGGTTGATCTGGCCGTTCGCTCCAATAATTGGCGGACCTGGTCCTCTAAGGCTCTTCTCCCTGAATGGACGGGAGATTGGCGCGTGGATGTGCTCGATGCAGAGGGCACAGTTATTCACACCCTCGCATTTACGCTGAACTGA
- a CDS encoding MucR family transcriptional regulator gives MATLLEMAAEIVAAHASTTPMSRDELVAELSEIHNALSALEKGEAVAAEAEAVEAPAVSRKKAFGKDKVTCMICGKEMKTLARHLRTAHDMKPSEYRKQFDIPRTQPLAARAYSESRRQMAVDRGLGENLAKARAAKSKAKTKK, from the coding sequence ATGGCAACACTTCTCGAGATGGCGGCTGAAATTGTTGCGGCCCACGCATCGACCACACCCATGTCCCGTGACGAACTGGTCGCCGAACTCAGTGAAATCCACAACGCCCTGAGCGCGCTTGAAAAAGGCGAGGCCGTTGCTGCCGAAGCGGAAGCCGTCGAGGCCCCCGCTGTTTCCCGCAAGAAAGCCTTTGGCAAAGATAAGGTGACCTGCATGATCTGCGGCAAAGAGATGAAGACACTGGCCCGCCATCTTCGCACGGCTCACGACATGAAACCCAGCGAATACCGCAAGCAGTTCGACATTCCCCGCACGCAGCCCTTGGCAGCCCGTGCCTATTCGGAAAGTCGACGGCAAATGGCTGTTGACCGTGGTCTGGGCGAGAATCTCGCCAAAGCCCGCGCCGCCAAGAGTAAAGCCAAGACCAAAAAGTAA
- a CDS encoding deoxyguanosinetriphosphate triphosphohydrolase encodes MTIREQLEHQEELSLSPKACLSMRGGKREKEEDPCAVRTAFQHDRDRILHCKSFRRLKHKTQVFLAPEGDHYRTRLTHTLEVAQIARTVAKALRLNEDLTEAIALGHDLGHTPFGHAGERVLSELVSGGFHHVRQSLRVVDCLEKEGLGLNLTAEVRDGIVKHSKGRGAILAKDPAVRAETLEGQVVRLADIVAYVNHDLDDALRAGLIRSEQVPAGIVDVLGRSHSQRINTMVCDMIQASLGADEGEISLSPKVVEAIDALREWLFVHVYQVKTVHDDFIKASRILRELFLYFMQDEEALVAHGGDRFCEDSLEVSVADFIAGMTDRFAINLYHRLFLPQPWKIL; translated from the coding sequence ATGACTATCCGTGAGCAACTCGAACACCAGGAAGAACTTTCTCTGTCGCCCAAGGCCTGCTTGAGCATGCGTGGAGGCAAGCGTGAAAAGGAAGAAGACCCCTGCGCTGTTCGTACGGCTTTTCAGCATGATCGTGACCGCATTCTTCATTGCAAATCGTTCCGACGACTTAAACATAAGACCCAGGTCTTTCTGGCGCCAGAAGGTGATCATTATCGTACTCGGCTGACTCATACTCTTGAAGTGGCGCAGATCGCTCGTACTGTCGCAAAGGCGCTTCGTTTGAATGAGGATTTGACCGAAGCCATTGCGCTTGGTCATGATCTGGGCCACACCCCCTTCGGCCATGCCGGCGAAAGGGTGCTGAGCGAGCTGGTGTCGGGTGGTTTTCATCATGTCCGTCAAAGTCTGCGGGTAGTCGATTGTCTGGAGAAGGAGGGGCTCGGGCTTAACCTGACTGCCGAGGTGCGTGACGGTATCGTCAAGCACTCCAAGGGGAGGGGGGCTATTCTGGCTAAGGACCCTGCGGTAAGGGCGGAAACTCTGGAGGGGCAGGTTGTGCGTTTGGCGGATATTGTTGCCTACGTCAATCATGACCTTGACGACGCTCTTCGTGCCGGCCTTATCCGATCAGAACAGGTTCCGGCCGGCATTGTGGATGTTCTCGGTCGTAGTCACTCCCAAAGAATCAATACCATGGTCTGCGACATGATTCAGGCTTCGCTCGGTGCCGATGAGGGGGAAATTTCGCTCTCGCCCAAGGTCGTCGAAGCCATTGACGCCTTGCGTGAATGGCTGTTTGTTCACGTTTATCAGGTAAAAACCGTCCATGACGATTTCATCAAGGCCTCACGCATCCTGCGGGAACTGTTCCTTTACTTCATGCAGGACGAGGAGGCGCTGGTTGCCCATGGAGGCGATCGCTTCTGCGAGGATTCTCTGGAGGTTTCGGTTGCTGATTTTATCGCGGGCATGACCGATCGTTTTGCCATCAATCTGTATCACCGGCTTTTTCTGCCCCAGCCATGGAAGATTTTGTAA
- a CDS encoding response regulator, translating into MSKKLLLADDSITIQKVISITFANEDYDLTVVDNGDAALEKARTSHPDLVLADVFMPGKNGYELCAAIKQERGLKGVPVLLLTGTFEPFDENKASACGADGWIAKPFESQALIRKVEELLAASDDIAAEVPEVEDVSPPSSQPSEGSAPAEGVEADMWEELEPAAVAPAAPFEPSGEMDVEDGVAADEDLWSDVSFDDEELDQQAATGRTDEEMWGAATEVLGEEENADTLADHPVEEATLEDFGFEVEDNEDWQEEASPSPVTAPEDLMSAEASDDLWGDEPEGLGETDEQAATAVPVSEPSAAGVDLMSAEAEEDAWGTYEAPTSVSEPAEDEEEPEDILALSDEDILEEADLAGWDDEDLLSESPEDALDAGSEEPTAAEEAPAVPFDRPSSTEELPAAFEEAAPVAEEGLFEEALFEEPAPEMPVASAPIPATAPAVSEAEVARIVERVAAEVVERLAGTILEKIAWEVVPDLAESLIKEEIRQIKEGAA; encoded by the coding sequence ATGAGCAAAAAACTGTTGTTGGCCGACGACAGTATTACCATCCAGAAAGTCATAAGCATTACCTTTGCCAACGAAGATTATGACCTGACCGTGGTTGACAACGGTGATGCCGCCCTGGAGAAAGCCCGCACCAGTCATCCCGACCTGGTTCTCGCCGATGTGTTCATGCCCGGGAAAAATGGCTATGAGCTTTGCGCGGCAATTAAACAGGAAAGGGGACTTAAAGGCGTGCCGGTTCTGCTTTTGACCGGCACCTTCGAGCCTTTCGATGAAAATAAGGCCAGTGCCTGTGGCGCGGATGGCTGGATTGCCAAGCCTTTTGAATCGCAGGCTCTTATCCGGAAAGTCGAAGAGCTCCTGGCCGCCTCCGATGATATCGCGGCCGAGGTTCCCGAAGTAGAGGACGTGTCGCCGCCGTCGTCGCAACCTTCGGAAGGGTCCGCTCCGGCTGAGGGCGTTGAGGCCGATATGTGGGAGGAACTGGAACCTGCTGCCGTGGCCCCTGCCGCTCCCTTCGAGCCCTCTGGGGAGATGGACGTGGAGGATGGGGTTGCTGCTGACGAGGATCTCTGGTCCGATGTTTCCTTTGACGACGAAGAGTTGGACCAGCAGGCCGCGACCGGCCGGACCGATGAAGAAATGTGGGGAGCCGCAACCGAAGTCCTCGGCGAAGAAGAGAATGCCGATACCCTGGCGGATCACCCGGTTGAAGAGGCCACCCTGGAGGATTTCGGCTTCGAAGTCGAAGACAACGAGGATTGGCAGGAAGAGGCATCTCCGAGTCCGGTAACGGCCCCTGAAGATCTGATGAGCGCTGAAGCCAGCGATGATCTGTGGGGGGATGAACCTGAGGGGCTTGGCGAAACAGACGAGCAAGCGGCCACCGCCGTTCCCGTCTCCGAACCTTCCGCGGCTGGCGTGGATTTGATGAGTGCCGAGGCGGAAGAGGATGCCTGGGGAACTTACGAGGCGCCCACTTCTGTGTCTGAGCCCGCCGAAGATGAGGAGGAACCCGAAGATATCCTGGCCTTGTCCGACGAGGATATTCTGGAAGAGGCCGATCTGGCGGGCTGGGACGATGAGGATCTTCTTTCTGAGTCGCCTGAAGACGCACTCGACGCGGGCTCGGAAGAGCCGACTGCTGCTGAGGAGGCGCCGGCAGTGCCTTTCGACAGGCCTTCTTCGACGGAAGAGCTCCCCGCTGCCTTCGAGGAGGCTGCCCCTGTTGCCGAAGAGGGTCTGTTCGAGGAAGCCTTGTTCGAAGAACCGGCCCCGGAAATGCCCGTTGCTTCCGCCCCTATCCCTGCCACGGCGCCCGCCGTTTCTGAAGCGGAAGTGGCTCGTATCGTTGAGCGGGTGGCGGCCGAAGTGGTCGAACGCCTGGCTGGAACTATTCTTGAGAAGATTGCCTGGGAGGTCGTGCCGGATCTGGCGGAAAGCCTGATCAAGGAGGAAATCCGCCAGATCAAGGAGGGGGCTGCTTAA
- a CDS encoding valine--tRNA ligase — MDATLPKGYEPKEVEDKWYKAWEKKGYFHANEKSPKPHYSIVIPPPNVTGVLHMGHALNNTLQDILVRWKRMTGHEVLWMPGTDHAGIATQNVVEKQLAAEGRDRHALGREEFIERVWQWREQSGGQIINQLKRLGASCDWERERFTMDEGLSKAVRTVFVRLYDEGLIYRDNRLINWCPRCHTALSDLEVEHEDKKGHLWHLRYPVLGTDRYLVVATTRPETMLGDTAVAINPEDERYQDLIGKKVLLPLMNREIPIVADDYVDKEFGSGAVKITPAHDFNDFELGKRHDLEFINIFDPSGIVNENGGPYAGQERYEARANVVADLEKQGLLERIDDYANAVGECYRCRTVIEPYMSKQWYVKVGPLAAEAIKAVETGQTRIVPPQWEKTYFEWMNNIQDWCISRQIWWGHRIPAWFCDDCDQITVAMEDARSCAHCGSDNIRQETDVLDTWFSSALWPFSTMGWPENTETLQKFYPTSCLITGFDILFFWVARMMMMGIKFMGQVPFQDVYIHALVRDAQGQKMSKSKGNVIDPLTVIEEYGTDAFRFTLAAFAAQGRDVKLSTERIAGYRNFANKLWNASRFALMNLDGFDPATIDLTRLDLSLADQWILTRLSEAAQNAGRALAEYRFNEGASILYAFTWHEFCDWYIELSKDDLYGDDEAAKARARAVVFTVLEQLLRLLHPFMPFITEEIWQALPGGRPVDSIMLADYPTGEGLPVNQEGARRMEWIMEVVKAIRNIRGEMDVPPSKQIAAVLDCKGEEAVAVMAAGEGYIRALARVGELSYGVRVERPVQAATQVAGEVEILLPLAGLVNVEEEEKRLGKEIAKVQKDVEFFAKKLSNEKFVANAPPEVLEKDRGKQKEAEEKLEILQESLKKIQSLKG, encoded by the coding sequence ATGGACGCAACGCTCCCCAAAGGGTACGAGCCGAAAGAGGTTGAGGACAAGTGGTATAAAGCCTGGGAGAAGAAGGGCTACTTCCACGCCAACGAAAAATCCCCCAAGCCCCATTATTCCATTGTCATCCCGCCCCCCAACGTTACCGGGGTTCTGCACATGGGGCATGCCCTTAACAACACCTTGCAAGACATCCTGGTGCGGTGGAAGCGCATGACCGGCCATGAAGTGCTGTGGATGCCCGGCACCGACCATGCCGGTATCGCCACCCAGAACGTGGTGGAGAAGCAGCTTGCCGCCGAAGGACGCGACCGCCATGCCCTCGGCCGCGAGGAGTTCATCGAGCGGGTCTGGCAGTGGCGTGAGCAGTCCGGCGGCCAGATCATTAATCAGCTCAAGCGCCTTGGCGCCTCCTGTGACTGGGAGCGCGAGCGCTTCACCATGGACGAGGGCCTCTCCAAGGCGGTGCGTACCGTCTTCGTGCGCCTCTATGATGAAGGGCTGATCTATCGCGACAACCGCCTCATCAACTGGTGCCCGCGCTGTCACACCGCGCTCTCTGACCTTGAAGTGGAGCACGAAGACAAAAAAGGTCATCTCTGGCACCTGCGCTACCCGGTGCTCGGCACCGACCGCTATCTCGTCGTGGCCACCACCCGCCCCGAGACCATGCTCGGCGACACCGCCGTGGCCATTAATCCCGAGGATGAGCGCTACCAGGATCTGATCGGCAAAAAGGTGCTGCTGCCGTTGATGAACCGGGAAATCCCTATCGTCGCCGATGACTACGTCGACAAGGAATTCGGCTCCGGCGCCGTCAAGATCACCCCGGCTCATGACTTCAACGACTTTGAACTCGGCAAGCGGCATGATCTTGAATTCATCAATATTTTTGATCCCTCGGGAATAGTGAATGAAAACGGCGGTCCTTACGCCGGGCAGGAACGCTACGAGGCTCGCGCCAACGTAGTGGCCGACCTGGAAAAACAGGGGCTGCTCGAGCGCATCGATGATTACGCCAATGCCGTCGGCGAGTGTTACCGCTGCCGCACGGTCATCGAGCCCTACATGAGCAAGCAGTGGTACGTCAAGGTCGGCCCACTGGCCGCGGAGGCGATCAAGGCCGTCGAGACGGGCCAGACCCGCATCGTGCCGCCCCAGTGGGAGAAGACCTATTTCGAGTGGATGAACAATATCCAGGACTGGTGCATCAGCCGCCAGATCTGGTGGGGACACCGTATCCCCGCCTGGTTCTGCGACGACTGCGACCAGATCACCGTCGCTATGGAAGACGCCCGCAGCTGCGCTCATTGCGGCAGCGACAACATCCGTCAGGAGACAGACGTACTCGATACCTGGTTCTCTTCAGCCCTTTGGCCTTTCTCCACCATGGGCTGGCCCGAGAATACCGAGACTCTGCAGAAGTTCTACCCCACCTCCTGCCTGATCACGGGTTTCGACATCCTCTTTTTCTGGGTGGCGCGCATGATGATGATGGGGATCAAGTTCATGGGGCAGGTTCCCTTCCAGGACGTTTACATTCACGCTCTTGTGCGCGATGCCCAGGGGCAGAAGATGAGCAAGAGCAAGGGCAATGTCATCGATCCGCTGACCGTCATCGAAGAGTACGGCACCGACGCCTTCCGTTTCACCCTGGCTGCTTTTGCCGCCCAGGGGCGCGACGTCAAACTTTCCACCGAGCGCATCGCCGGTTACCGGAACTTCGCCAACAAACTGTGGAATGCCAGCCGTTTTGCGCTGATGAATCTCGACGGCTTCGATCCCGCCACCATTGACCTGACCCGGCTTGATCTTTCGTTGGCTGACCAGTGGATCCTGACCCGTCTGAGCGAGGCGGCCCAGAATGCCGGACGCGCCCTCGCCGAGTACCGCTTTAACGAAGGCGCCTCCATTCTCTATGCCTTCACCTGGCACGAGTTCTGCGACTGGTATATCGAGCTCAGCAAGGATGATCTTTACGGCGATGACGAGGCGGCCAAAGCTCGCGCCAGGGCGGTGGTCTTCACCGTGCTCGAGCAGCTCCTGCGTCTGCTGCATCCTTTCATGCCTTTCATCACGGAGGAGATCTGGCAAGCTCTACCCGGCGGCCGTCCCGTTGATTCCATCATGCTGGCCGACTATCCCACCGGCGAAGGCCTGCCCGTCAACCAGGAAGGCGCCCGGCGGATGGAGTGGATCATGGAGGTCGTCAAGGCTATCCGCAACATTCGCGGTGAGATGGATGTCCCGCCCTCCAAGCAGATTGCCGCCGTGCTCGACTGCAAGGGCGAGGAGGCGGTGGCTGTTATGGCCGCTGGTGAGGGCTACATCCGCGCTCTCGCCCGTGTCGGCGAGTTGAGTTACGGCGTCAGGGTCGAACGCCCCGTTCAGGCCGCCACCCAGGTGGCTGGCGAGGTTGAGATTTTGCTGCCGCTGGCGGGGCTGGTCAACGTTGAAGAGGAAGAAAAGCGTCTCGGTAAAGAGATTGCCAAGGTGCAGAAGGATGTGGAATTTTTTGCTAAAAAACTCTCCAACGAGAAGTTTGTCGCTAATGCGCCACCCGAGGTGCTGGAGAAGGATCGCGGCAAGCAGAAAGAGGCGGAGGAAAAGCTGGAGATTCTGCAGGAAAGCCTGAAAAAGATTCAGTCCCTCAAAGGGTAG